The Saccharomonospora cyanea NA-134 genome includes a region encoding these proteins:
- a CDS encoding BCCT family transporter yields the protein MLKKLERALGLRTNPVIFFSSALLALVFVVASIAFTDEVDGIFRAASDAVKTNLGWLYILGVTSFLGFLLWIAFSRYGHVRLGGKDSRPEYSNLSWFGMLFAAGIGTILMFWGVAEPINHFANPPFGGAHDQVGELAESAGTSEQFAERLRELPVDGGATAPLSEGAANEAVGFALYHFGFHTWAIFSLPALAFAYFAYKRGLPFRVSSIFHPILGDRINGPIGKVIDVIAVVGTLFGVAVSIGLGTLQINSGLNGLFGIEISGTVQILIIAVVTTIATISVVTGLDKGVKWLSNINIGMAVALLLFILFAGSTVFLLRGVIESTGNYLSMIVPLSFWNDALPAGEWGWQGSWTVFYWAWTITWAPFVGIFVARISKGRTVREFVLGVLGAPVAFSIIWFSVFGMSSINIEWSDPGSLVGPVVQEGDTAAALFAFLEHFPASEFLMALSVLIVVIFFTTSADSASLVVDMLTSGNTVNTPVRQRVFWAVLSGVVAATLIAATGQEALQALEQVITVLGLPFFLIAFVMMYCLVKAMRKDVPEEELLPRRARLMLERQRTARQSEESGRQSESEPS from the coding sequence ATTCTGAAGAAGCTAGAACGGGCGCTGGGGTTGAGGACGAATCCCGTCATCTTCTTCAGCTCGGCATTGCTGGCCTTGGTCTTCGTCGTGGCCTCCATCGCGTTCACGGACGAGGTCGACGGTATTTTCCGGGCTGCGTCCGACGCGGTGAAGACCAATCTGGGCTGGCTCTACATCCTGGGTGTGACGTCCTTCCTCGGCTTTCTGTTGTGGATCGCGTTCAGCCGTTACGGACACGTTCGGTTGGGCGGCAAGGATTCCAGGCCGGAGTACAGCAATCTGAGCTGGTTCGGGATGCTCTTCGCGGCGGGCATCGGGACGATCCTGATGTTCTGGGGTGTTGCCGAGCCCATCAACCACTTCGCCAACCCGCCTTTCGGCGGAGCCCACGACCAGGTGGGAGAACTGGCGGAGAGTGCGGGCACTTCCGAGCAGTTCGCGGAGCGTCTCAGGGAGCTGCCGGTCGACGGTGGAGCGACGGCTCCGTTGAGCGAGGGAGCCGCGAACGAGGCCGTCGGATTCGCGCTGTACCACTTCGGTTTCCACACATGGGCGATCTTCTCGTTGCCCGCGCTGGCGTTCGCCTACTTCGCGTACAAGCGTGGACTGCCGTTCCGGGTGAGCTCGATCTTCCATCCGATCCTCGGCGACCGGATCAACGGACCGATCGGCAAGGTCATCGACGTCATCGCCGTGGTCGGCACCCTGTTCGGGGTCGCCGTGTCCATCGGGCTCGGCACGTTGCAGATCAACAGTGGGCTGAACGGGCTCTTCGGCATCGAGATCAGCGGCACGGTGCAGATCCTCATCATCGCGGTGGTGACCACCATCGCCACCATCTCGGTGGTGACCGGTCTCGACAAGGGCGTGAAATGGCTGTCCAATATCAACATCGGGATGGCCGTCGCGCTGCTGCTGTTCATTCTGTTCGCCGGTTCCACCGTGTTCCTGCTTCGCGGCGTCATCGAGAGCACCGGCAACTACCTGAGCATGATCGTGCCGCTGTCCTTCTGGAACGACGCGCTGCCCGCGGGTGAGTGGGGCTGGCAGGGCAGTTGGACGGTGTTCTACTGGGCGTGGACGATCACGTGGGCGCCGTTCGTCGGTATCTTCGTCGCTCGTATCTCCAAGGGCCGCACCGTCCGCGAGTTCGTGCTCGGTGTGCTCGGTGCGCCGGTCGCGTTCTCGATCATCTGGTTCAGCGTCTTCGGGATGTCCTCGATCAACATCGAGTGGAGCGACCCCGGCTCGCTGGTCGGTCCGGTGGTGCAGGAGGGCGACACCGCCGCCGCGTTGTTCGCCTTCCTGGAGCACTTCCCGGCCAGCGAGTTTCTGATGGCGCTCTCGGTGCTGATCGTCGTCATCTTCTTCACGACGTCGGCCGACTCGGCGTCACTCGTGGTCGACATGCTGACGTCGGGCAACACCGTGAACACGCCGGTCCGCCAGCGCGTGTTCTGGGCGGTGCTGTCGGGTGTCGTGGCGGCGACGCTCATCGCCGCCACCGGGCAGGAGGCGTTGCAGGCGCTCGAACAGGTCATCACGGTGCTCGGGCTGCCGTTCTTCCTCATCGCGTTCGTGATGATGTACTGCCTGGTGAAGGCCATGCGGAAGGACGTTCCCGAGGAGGAACTACTGCCGCGCCGGGCCAGGCTGATGCTGGAGCGGCAACGCACGGCCCGGCAGTCGGAGGAGTCCGGACGGCAGTCGGAGTCCGAACCGAGTTGA
- a CDS encoding phosphatase PAP2 family protein: protein MPFPVPEAVPVTRSTPPAAPDGQAGQEEVLEVDGVPDLSAEWYRAVLDAANAAPGWLGDFAVFFTEAGVVVLGLLLVFGWWQARRGSAGAMAAAVFAPVATLFAYGISELAKLVIEQDRPCRAVPGARPLTECPELGDWSFPSNHSTIAGGAAMAVFLCRRGAVGVAALCLGALVAFSRVVVGVHYPHDVLVGFTLGVAVVAAVMTLAARWTTRLVETYRPHQLFGLLLGPGATQVALPRTADPVVDTDPVEDTDDDTRVLVATRASVDEAPTRPIPRTPHWPSGNDQRRRLHGPRPPRAPRPPRRR from the coding sequence ATGCCCTTCCCGGTCCCCGAGGCCGTCCCCGTCACACGTTCCACCCCTCCCGCCGCCCCCGACGGACAAGCCGGGCAGGAGGAGGTGCTGGAAGTCGACGGCGTTCCCGATCTGTCAGCCGAGTGGTACCGGGCGGTGCTCGACGCCGCGAACGCCGCGCCGGGCTGGCTGGGGGACTTCGCGGTGTTCTTCACCGAGGCCGGGGTGGTGGTGCTCGGTCTGCTGCTGGTGTTCGGGTGGTGGCAGGCGCGGCGCGGCTCGGCCGGTGCCATGGCGGCGGCGGTGTTCGCCCCGGTGGCCACACTGTTCGCCTACGGGATCAGCGAACTCGCCAAGCTGGTGATCGAGCAGGACCGTCCGTGCCGGGCGGTGCCGGGAGCACGGCCGCTGACGGAGTGTCCCGAACTGGGCGACTGGTCGTTTCCGAGCAACCACTCGACCATCGCCGGGGGCGCGGCGATGGCGGTGTTCCTGTGCCGGCGCGGGGCGGTCGGAGTGGCCGCGCTGTGCCTGGGCGCGCTCGTGGCGTTCTCCCGCGTCGTGGTCGGTGTGCACTACCCGCACGACGTGCTGGTGGGGTTCACTCTCGGCGTCGCGGTGGTCGCGGCGGTGATGACCCTGGCCGCCCGGTGGACCACTCGGCTTGTCGAGACATACCGGCCGCACCAACTCTTCGGCCTGCTCCTGGGCCCCGGCGCGACACAGGTCGCGCTCCCGCGGACCGCGGACCCCGTGGTGGACACGGACCCGGTGGAGGACACGGACGACGACACCCGCGTACTCGTCGCCACGCGGGCATCCGTCGACGAAGCACCGACCCGCCCGATCCCCCGCACTCCCCACTGGCCCTCGGGGAACGATCAGCGGCGCCGGCTTCACGGGCCGCGGCCACCGCGCGCACCGCGGCCACCCCGACGCCGCTGA